One segment of Pantoea sp. Lij88 DNA contains the following:
- a CDS encoding aldehyde dehydrogenase family protein: protein MRYAAPGEQGSLITLQKNYGNFINGEFVAPVKGNYFTNTSPVNGSAAGEFPRSDAADVDNAVAAAAAAADAWGKTSPQQRSLLLLKIADRLEEHLETMAVYETWDNGKPVRETLAADLPLAVDHFRYFAGCVRAQEGSAAEIDEFTAAYHFHEPLGVVAQIIPWNFPLLMAAWKLAPALGAGNCVVLKPAEQTPLSITIFVDLIKDLLPPGVLNVVHGFGKEAGEALASHPGIAKVAFTGSTATGGHILELAAKSLIPSTVELGGKSPNIFFEDIMQAEESFIEKAAEGVVLGFLNQGEICTCPSRALVHESIYEPFMAAVMKRVKTIKRGDPLDTETMVGAQASQQQFDKILSYLEVARQEGAEVLVGGGVEKLDDSLNSGYYIQPTLLKGNNSMRVFQEEIFGPVIGITTFKDEAEAISIANDSIYGLGAGVWTRDINRAYRVGRAIKAGRVWTNCYHLYPAHAAFGGYKKSGIGRETHKMMLDHYQQTKNLLVSYSIEPLGFF, encoded by the coding sequence ATGCGTTACGCCGCCCCCGGAGAACAGGGTTCTCTGATCACACTACAAAAGAATTATGGCAACTTCATTAATGGTGAATTCGTCGCGCCGGTGAAAGGCAACTACTTCACCAATACCTCGCCAGTGAACGGCTCTGCGGCGGGTGAGTTTCCGCGCTCAGACGCTGCCGATGTTGATAACGCTGTGGCCGCTGCGGCGGCGGCAGCTGATGCCTGGGGCAAGACCTCGCCACAACAACGCTCTCTGCTGCTACTGAAAATTGCCGATCGGCTGGAAGAGCATCTGGAGACCATGGCGGTCTATGAAACCTGGGATAACGGTAAACCGGTGCGCGAAACTCTGGCGGCCGATCTGCCGCTGGCTGTCGATCACTTCCGCTATTTTGCAGGTTGTGTCCGGGCGCAGGAGGGCAGTGCGGCAGAGATTGATGAGTTCACTGCCGCCTACCATTTCCATGAGCCGCTGGGCGTGGTTGCGCAGATTATTCCGTGGAACTTCCCGCTCTTAATGGCAGCCTGGAAACTGGCTCCGGCGCTGGGTGCGGGAAACTGCGTCGTACTGAAACCGGCAGAACAGACGCCGCTGTCGATCACCATTTTTGTCGATCTGATTAAAGATCTGCTGCCGCCGGGCGTGCTGAACGTGGTGCACGGTTTCGGTAAAGAGGCGGGTGAGGCGCTGGCCTCTCATCCCGGCATCGCCAAAGTCGCCTTTACCGGCTCTACCGCCACCGGCGGTCATATTCTGGAGCTGGCCGCGAAAAGCCTGATCCCGTCAACAGTTGAGCTGGGCGGTAAGTCACCGAACATCTTCTTTGAAGACATCATGCAGGCGGAAGAGAGCTTTATTGAGAAAGCTGCCGAAGGCGTGGTGCTCGGCTTCCTGAACCAGGGCGAAATCTGTACCTGTCCGTCGCGCGCGCTGGTGCATGAGTCGATCTACGAGCCGTTCATGGCGGCCGTGATGAAGCGCGTAAAAACCATTAAACGAGGCGATCCGCTGGATACCGAGACCATGGTGGGCGCGCAGGCGTCGCAACAACAGTTCGATAAAATTCTCTCTTACCTTGAGGTTGCCCGTCAGGAGGGTGCCGAAGTGCTGGTGGGCGGCGGCGTAGAGAAGCTGGATGACTCACTCAACAGCGGCTACTACATCCAGCCAACATTGCTGAAAGGCAACAACAGCATGCGGGTGTTTCAGGAGGAGATCTTTGGCCCGGTTATCGGCATCACAACCTTTAAAGATGAAGCGGAAGCGATCAGCATCGCCAACGACTCTATTTATGGGCTGGGTGCGGGCGTGTGGACCCGCGATATCAACCGTGCGTATCGGGTGGGCAGGGCGATTAAAGCCGGTCGCGTCTGGACCAACTGTTATCACCTCTATCCAGCGCACGCCGCTTTTGGCGGCTACAAGAAGTCGGGTATCGGCCGTGAAACGCATAAAATGATGCTGGATCACTATCAGCAGACCAAAAACCTGCTGGTGAGCTACAGCATCGAGCCGCTAGGCTTTTTCTGA
- a CDS encoding methyltransferase domain-containing protein, translating to MLASAITLMRAKAHFVHQFIRNPRMMGSITPSSEALCRTMIESVEWPEKLRIAELGAGDGVLTRRILAQMSADATLDAFEISSTLADKLVELDDARMTVRTCSAEYLSGEYDVIFSGLPLLSLPPELREAILRAVYNALGPNGIFVQFQYTSLTQPDLSRYFTWERQRVLKNVPPAWVYRCTRHYAP from the coding sequence ATGCTGGCTTCAGCTATTACCCTGATGCGCGCTAAAGCCCATTTCGTGCATCAGTTTATCCGCAACCCACGCATGATGGGCAGCATTACGCCCTCGTCAGAGGCGCTGTGCCGCACCATGATCGAATCGGTGGAATGGCCTGAAAAATTACGTATTGCCGAACTCGGCGCGGGCGACGGGGTGCTGACGCGGCGGATACTGGCGCAGATGTCAGCTGACGCCACCCTCGATGCCTTTGAAATCAGCAGCACGCTGGCAGACAAGCTTGTTGAGTTGGACGATGCGCGCATGACCGTGCGCACCTGTTCCGCTGAGTACCTGAGCGGCGAGTATGACGTCATCTTCTCCGGCCTGCCGCTGCTGTCACTGCCGCCTGAACTGCGAGAGGCGATTCTGCGCGCGGTCTATAACGCTCTTGGCCCGAACGGTATTTTTGTGCAGTTCCAGTACACCTCGCTGACCCAGCCTGATCTGTCACGCTACTTCACCTGGGAGCGCCAGCGGGTGCTGAAAAATGTTCCCCCCGCCTGGGTCTATCGCTGCACGCGCCACTACGCGCCCTGA
- a CDS encoding glutamine amidotransferase yields MTQTSALPLALIQLEVPPANVVSEIGEQPRWFIDALNLQPDEYLIVRPHLGEALPDFDQISGAILSGSWAMVTDHAEWSERSAAWIRAAIDHDLPLLGVCYGHQLMAYALGGEVADNPNGWERGLLPIRCSAQAQRDPLLQKLPQDFSVWLSHRQSVISAPPQAQVLAASARDGCQIVRYTPQALSVQFHPEFSRHIMTICTPQGCTEDGANEIEGKDWARELLVTFWQQTRPAVEHAQGA; encoded by the coding sequence ATGACCCAAACGTCCGCCTTACCCCTTGCGTTAATTCAGCTTGAAGTCCCACCCGCAAACGTCGTCTCAGAGATTGGTGAACAGCCGCGCTGGTTTATCGACGCGTTAAACCTGCAACCTGATGAATACCTGATTGTCCGGCCCCATCTGGGCGAAGCGTTACCCGATTTCGATCAGATTTCCGGGGCGATCCTGAGCGGTTCCTGGGCGATGGTCACCGACCACGCTGAATGGAGCGAACGCAGCGCCGCATGGATTCGGGCAGCGATTGATCATGATCTGCCGCTGCTCGGCGTCTGCTACGGTCATCAGCTGATGGCTTATGCGCTGGGCGGTGAAGTCGCAGATAATCCCAACGGCTGGGAGCGCGGTCTGTTGCCAATCCGCTGCTCAGCTCAGGCGCAGCGCGATCCGCTGCTGCAGAAACTGCCACAGGATTTCAGCGTCTGGCTGTCGCATCGCCAGTCGGTTATCAGCGCGCCACCTCAGGCCCAGGTGCTTGCTGCGTCTGCGCGCGATGGCTGCCAGATTGTGCGCTATACGCCGCAGGCGCTCTCCGTGCAGTTTCATCCTGAATTTTCACGGCACATCATGACCATCTGTACGCCACAGGGCTGCACAGAGGATGGGGCAAACGAGATTGAGGGGAAAGACTGGGCGCGAGAGTTGCTGGTGACGTTCTGGCAACAGACGCGCCCGGCAGTGGAGCATGCTCAGGGCGCGTAG
- a CDS encoding EamA family transporter — MAVRHFFLILMVVSIWAFNNVAVKWGLLELPPLFLTFMRFVVVAIVLVPFCRINRQQLPWLLLLAFTFGFMHFSLLFVGLRYTDAGTGAIVVQLGTPIAMLLAMVVLKEKLKLVQLMGIMISLSGVVVLSGSPTIPSWWVLCLLLCSATGWAVSNLIVKKSPPIKPLTMTGWIAFLAIPIVGVSSFVMESNQLYALQHAGWHGWFAILYSAIASSIVAYTLWYMLLKKYNVNLIMPYSLLTPVLSVLMGIVVLGDSLNSFKIIGASLVILGTAIAVINLRNLRMHARFPRLRRR; from the coding sequence GTGGCTGTGCGGCATTTTTTTCTGATTCTGATGGTGGTTTCCATCTGGGCCTTCAATAACGTGGCAGTGAAATGGGGCCTGCTGGAACTGCCGCCCCTGTTTCTGACGTTTATGCGCTTTGTGGTCGTAGCCATCGTGCTGGTGCCGTTTTGCCGGATTAACCGTCAGCAATTGCCCTGGCTCTTGCTGCTGGCGTTTACGTTCGGCTTCATGCACTTCTCGCTGCTGTTTGTCGGCCTGCGCTATACCGATGCCGGCACCGGTGCCATTGTCGTGCAGCTGGGTACGCCGATTGCAATGCTGCTGGCGATGGTAGTGCTGAAAGAGAAGCTGAAGCTGGTGCAGCTGATGGGCATTATGATCTCGCTGAGCGGCGTGGTCGTGCTCTCCGGTAGCCCGACGATTCCGTCCTGGTGGGTGCTTTGTCTGCTGCTGTGCAGTGCCACCGGCTGGGCCGTCAGTAACCTGATTGTGAAGAAGTCACCGCCTATAAAGCCGCTGACGATGACCGGATGGATTGCGTTTCTGGCGATTCCGATCGTAGGCGTTTCCAGCTTTGTGATGGAGTCAAACCAGCTCTATGCCCTGCAGCATGCAGGCTGGCACGGCTGGTTCGCGATTCTCTACAGCGCCATCGCCTCATCGATTGTGGCTTACACGTTGTGGTATATGCTGCTGAAGAAATATAACGTCAATCTGATCATGCCCTACTCGCTGCTGACGCCGGTTTTATCCGTGCTGATGGGGATTGTAGTTCTGGGCGACAGCCTGAACAGCTTTAAGATTATTGGTGCATCACTGGTGATCCTCGGCACGGCTATCGCGGTGATTAACCTGCGTAACCTGCGGATGCATGCCCGCTTCCCGCGCCTGCGGCGGCGTTAA
- a CDS encoding CoA transferase, whose protein sequence is MDLKLAASLWQQMQQGLRGRDDALPLPAFVDRATFSSAFAVSELAATSIGLATQAAADLIATSRPEFPSPPITVNVRLASRWFQQSFYPLNRTSPVMWDAFAGDYRSRDGWIRLHTNAAHHRLAMEQVLGAHTDRTALAKQVQQWQASELEQAIIDAGGCAAEMRSAAAWQQHPQGQAVQHEPLFSWQSTQQAAALAWPLARARPLLGINVLDLTRIIAGPVATRFLASLGASVLRIDPPGWQEPTLDEEMSGGKRRAVLDLTQPADREQFIRLLREADVLVHGYRADALERLGFDAQTLQSLSPGLVDAGLNAWGWKGPWRNRRGFDSLVQMGCGIAERGMQWQQSDKPVPLPVQALDHASGYLLAAAVLEGLRRRITEGHGSQVRLSLARTAWLLQQHPAGQNAASGIVPQNKDNQPCYELTPWGFGVRLQAASWLPGTPQIFATPGCAPGTHPARW, encoded by the coding sequence ATGGACTTAAAGCTCGCCGCTTCGTTGTGGCAGCAGATGCAGCAGGGATTGCGGGGTCGCGACGACGCCTTGCCTCTTCCCGCTTTCGTTGATCGCGCCACCTTCTCTTCTGCCTTTGCCGTCAGTGAACTGGCGGCCACCAGCATCGGTCTGGCAACCCAGGCTGCTGCCGATTTAATCGCCACCTCCCGCCCTGAATTTCCTTCTCCGCCCATCACCGTCAATGTGCGACTGGCGTCGCGCTGGTTTCAGCAGAGCTTCTATCCGCTGAACCGCACTTCGCCCGTGATGTGGGATGCGTTTGCCGGTGACTACCGCAGCCGCGATGGCTGGATCCGCCTGCACACCAATGCCGCGCATCACCGGCTGGCGATGGAGCAGGTGCTGGGCGCGCACACCGATCGCACCGCGCTGGCAAAGCAGGTTCAGCAGTGGCAGGCCAGCGAGCTTGAGCAGGCAATTATTGATGCGGGTGGCTGTGCCGCAGAAATGCGCAGCGCCGCTGCCTGGCAGCAGCATCCGCAGGGTCAGGCTGTGCAGCATGAGCCGCTGTTTAGCTGGCAGTCCACTCAACAGGCAGCTGCGCTGGCATGGCCGCTGGCAAGAGCCCGTCCTTTACTGGGCATTAACGTCCTGGATCTGACGCGGATTATTGCCGGACCGGTCGCCACCCGTTTTCTTGCCAGCCTGGGTGCCAGCGTACTGCGCATCGATCCGCCCGGCTGGCAGGAGCCAACGCTGGATGAGGAGATGAGCGGTGGCAAGCGCCGTGCGGTGCTCGATCTGACTCAGCCCGCCGATCGCGAGCAGTTTATCCGTCTGCTACGTGAAGCCGACGTGCTGGTGCATGGCTATCGGGCGGATGCGCTGGAACGGCTCGGGTTTGACGCGCAGACCCTGCAGTCACTCTCACCTGGCCTGGTTGATGCCGGGCTTAATGCCTGGGGCTGGAAGGGGCCGTGGCGCAACCGCCGGGGCTTTGACAGTCTGGTGCAGATGGGATGCGGCATTGCTGAACGGGGCATGCAGTGGCAGCAGAGTGATAAACCGGTCCCGCTGCCGGTGCAGGCGCTGGATCATGCCAGCGGCTATCTGCTGGCGGCGGCGGTACTGGAGGGATTACGACGACGCATCACTGAGGGGCACGGCAGCCAGGTCCGGTTGTCGTTGGCCCGCACCGCGTGGCTGTTGCAGCAGCACCCCGCAGGTCAGAACGCAGCTTCCGGCATTGTGCCGCAGAATAAAGACAACCAGCCCTGTTACGAGTTAACGCCGTGGGGGTTTGGCGTGAGGCTACAGGCAGCCTCCTGGCTACCCGGCACCCCACAGATCTTTGCAACGCCAGGCTGTGCGCCGGGCACGCACCCGGCGAGGTGGTGA
- a CDS encoding molecular chaperone yields MNEFSILCRVIGSLFNRQPQDPLLVPLFTLLREGKLQSQWPLEQDELLTRLQQNSDPQALAADYNALFVGSDCNVPPYASQWPEGKTEPEVRAFLTSRGMPLSDAPADHFGVLLLAASWLEDQSEEDESAAQMALFEEYLLPWCGTFLGKVEAHATTAFYRTLAMLSREAIQAMYNELLDSSEETPEA; encoded by the coding sequence ATGAATGAGTTTTCCATTCTGTGCCGCGTGATCGGCTCACTGTTTAATCGTCAGCCGCAGGACCCGCTGCTGGTGCCGCTGTTCACTCTGCTGCGTGAAGGTAAACTGCAGTCGCAGTGGCCGCTGGAGCAGGATGAGCTGCTGACCCGTCTGCAACAGAACAGCGATCCGCAGGCGCTGGCCGCCGATTACAACGCGCTGTTTGTTGGCAGCGACTGTAATGTGCCGCCTTACGCTTCACAGTGGCCGGAAGGCAAAACGGAGCCGGAAGTCCGTGCGTTCTTAACCTCACGCGGCATGCCGCTGAGCGATGCGCCTGCCGATCATTTTGGTGTGCTGCTGCTGGCCGCGTCATGGCTGGAAGATCAGTCAGAGGAAGATGAGAGCGCAGCGCAGATGGCGCTGTTTGAAGAGTATCTGCTGCCGTGGTGCGGTACGTTCCTGGGCAAAGTGGAAGCGCACGCGACCACCGCGTTCTATCGCACACTGGCGATGCTGAGCCGCGAAGCGATTCAGGCGATGTACAACGAACTGCTGGATAGCAGCGAAGAAACGCCTGAAGCCTGA